One genomic window of Helicobacter canis includes the following:
- a CDS encoding PD-(D/E)XK nuclease family protein — protein sequence MTDENLRLFLQRFREFNAEIEARKKRGQNDFNPLLCVQKLDDEENMHSGFLYALLNPNGEHYQDDLFLKLFVKSIGLQEWFGNTNNAEVHKEKKRIDMYITNGTKHIIVENKINAGDQNEQIARYIEAIAKVDSSDRGESSVEYENIAVVYLAPHIKNPTQQSLGKWKIQGDFLVDSENHQVRFRAISYENEIIDWLDSALNEAGGISNLRMAIECYTDVVKRLTGKKENTMDLQAFFSKDGNKQFLDIALELVARKDEVTRAHFSAIAREIKGKYKEYRTEVWSYGTGISVLHNKFVEIRNFCFYIAAEIANKEEVWFEIYLSGYNPQQTTKLIPKLGEVLGVSNDNFDDSMLEDGWLALKEFEEIDLKDFTQKSFMEFFESVKDKVYQFNQKIADDLAKPDSKLSKLVPPTEITEIFLPQYDNVKSGF from the coding sequence ATGACAGATGAGAATCTAAGGCTATTTTTACAGCGTTTTAGGGAGTTTAATGCCGAGATTGAAGCGCGAAAAAAGCGCGGGCAAAATGATTTTAACCCCTTGCTTTGCGTGCAAAAGCTAGATGATGAAGAGAATATGCACAGTGGCTTTTTATATGCCCTGCTTAATCCCAATGGGGAGCATTACCAAGATGATTTATTTCTAAAGCTCTTTGTGAAGTCCATTGGGCTGCAAGAGTGGTTTGGTAATACAAATAACGCAGAAGTGCATAAGGAGAAAAAACGCATTGATATGTATATCACTAATGGCACAAAGCATATCATTGTAGAGAATAAGATTAACGCAGGAGATCAAAACGAGCAAATTGCGCGATATATAGAAGCGATTGCGAAAGTGGATTCTAGCGATAGGGGAGAATCCAGCGTAGAGTATGAAAATATCGCGGTAGTGTATCTAGCCCCGCATATCAAAAATCCCACACAGCAAAGTCTAGGCAAATGGAAAATACAAGGGGATTTTCTTGTAGATAGTGAAAATCATCAAGTGCGATTTAGGGCGATCTCATATGAAAATGAGATTATAGATTGGCTAGATTCTGCCCTAAATGAAGCAGGCGGGATAAGCAATCTAAGAATGGCAATAGAGTGCTACACAGATGTAGTAAAGCGACTTACGGGAAAAAAGGAGAACACAATGGATTTACAAGCATTTTTTAGTAAAGACGGCAATAAGCAGTTTTTAGACATAGCATTGGAGCTAGTGGCTAGAAAAGATGAAGTGACACGCGCCCATTTTAGTGCGATTGCAAGGGAGATTAAAGGCAAGTATAAAGAATACAGGACAGAAGTTTGGAGCTATGGAACAGGCATCTCTGTGCTACATAATAAGTTTGTTGAAATAAGAAACTTTTGTTTTTATATAGCAGCAGAAATTGCTAATAAAGAAGAGGTGTGGTTTGAAATTTATCTATCGGGTTACAATCCACAACAAACAACAAAACTTATCCCAAAACTTGGAGAAGTTCTTGGTGTAAGCAATGATAATTTTGATGATAGTATGCTCGAAGATGGGTGGTTGGCATTAAAAGAATTTGAGGAAATTGATTTAAAAGACTTCACGCAAAAAAGTTTTATGGAGTTTTTTGAAAGCGTGAAAGATAAGGTCTATCAATTTAATCAAAAAATCGCAGATGATTTAGCAAAGCCAGATTCAAAGCTCAGCAAGCTTGTGCCGCCTACCGAAATAACAGAGATATTTTTGCCTCAATATGACAATGTCAAAAGTGGATTCTAG
- a CDS encoding ATP-binding protein, translated as MLTQAKRDNKVLSKYKARRQRALKKIEGTLIDSNKEALQKLLPFQPIANDKDYEKKFFATHLMNLFPHTLDFDDCFKLFRKNFNANLADFSDEAMVAEFITPYLLEHFHALKPKAFVRRNLKLLQECFGLSEIETNILYIIGLFDKMNRYYDDKLDYLEFCLLLASVLQTSPTKIQKLLMADMPLRKFDFIDDRHRSGEFELESFTERLMQEPFSKQEMMKRIARIYPKSTLEIADFSYMKSDLDMLLNYCKNAKNPSVFLYGKPGVGKNEIAALIAKELNRELWEIHNIDTQGIMREDRLEQFIRAQAMLKADKSVILLDECEEFFPSLSPKYNEDKPSKNTLNKMLESVKIPSIFLSNSANIDPAFLRRFDIVLEIHAPPKEKKQAMIEKALKSQRIQLDSMIISQICESSLSQGVLLQACKVAKTLAKHKLYSLKNCEKTPKSTAANSRIITQSLIQVLNEHLKLQGQKLIATSKPRSLPYDMSLIHASVDMKALCERIKSVCGAKDANVDSSSSGQDSTQGVRILAYGMAGSGKSEFAKALAEELDKPIILKKASDLLSMWVGGSEKNIAKAFREAEQRGAILVLDEVDSFLQDRSGASRSWEVSQVNEMLTQMESFAGIFIATTNFMDNLDRASIRRFDMKIEFKPLDFARLQKAFSLYAQHLGIGDYAAFLESTFGKRELEKLENICFGDFALIARGAAFAPLESAEQLLEKLQEEARIKSLSASSSKRVGF; from the coding sequence ATGCTAACACAAGCAAAAAGAGACAATAAAGTCCTAAGCAAATATAAAGCAAGAAGACAAAGGGCGTTGAAGAAGATAGAAGGCACACTTATAGATTCTAACAAAGAAGCCCTGCAAAAGCTCCTGCCCTTTCAGCCCATAGCCAACGACAAAGACTATGAGAAAAAGTTTTTTGCCACACATCTTATGAATCTTTTCCCGCACACACTGGATTTTGATGACTGCTTCAAGCTTTTTAGAAAAAATTTTAATGCAAATTTAGCTGATTTTAGTGATGAAGCTATGGTCGCAGAGTTTATCACGCCCTATCTTTTAGAGCATTTTCACGCGCTAAAGCCTAAAGCCTTTGTGCGTAGGAATCTTAAGCTTTTGCAAGAGTGCTTTGGACTAAGTGAGATTGAAACAAATATTTTATACATCATCGGCTTGTTTGATAAGATGAATAGATACTATGATGATAAGCTTGATTATTTGGAGTTTTGCCTACTTTTAGCCAGTGTGTTGCAGACTAGTCCCACAAAGATTCAAAAGCTGCTTATGGCGGATATGCCGCTTAGAAAGTTTGACTTTATTGATGATAGGCACAGAAGCGGTGAGTTTGAATTAGAAAGCTTTACTGAAAGACTTATGCAAGAGCCTTTTAGCAAACAAGAGATGATGAAAAGAATCGCTAGAATCTACCCCAAAAGCACGCTTGAAATAGCGGATTTTAGCTATATGAAAAGCGACTTAGATATGCTGCTAAACTATTGTAAAAATGCGAAAAATCCTAGCGTTTTTCTCTATGGCAAGCCCGGCGTGGGTAAAAATGAGATAGCAGCCCTTATCGCAAAAGAGCTAAATAGAGAGCTATGGGAGATACACAATATTGATACACAAGGCATAATGAGAGAGGATAGACTTGAGCAGTTTATACGAGCTCAAGCTATGCTAAAGGCGGATAAATCTGTGATTTTGCTTGATGAGTGTGAAGAGTTTTTCCCCAGCTTGTCTCCCAAATACAACGAAGATAAACCCAGCAAAAACACGCTCAATAAAATGCTAGAATCCGTGAAAATCCCAAGCATTTTTCTAAGCAATAGCGCAAATATTGACCCGGCGTTTTTGCGGCGATTTGACATCGTGCTAGAAATCCACGCCCCGCCAAAAGAGAAAAAGCAAGCAATGATAGAAAAAGCCCTAAAGTCCCAAAGGATACAACTAGATTCTATGATTATTAGCCAAATTTGCGAGTCTAGCCTCTCTCAAGGCGTGCTTTTGCAAGCGTGTAAAGTAGCAAAAACTTTGGCAAAACATAAGCTATATAGCTTGAAAAATTGCGAAAAAACTCCAAAAAGCACAGCCGCAAACAGCCGCATTATCACCCAAAGCCTTATCCAAGTGCTAAATGAGCATTTAAAGCTGCAAGGGCAAAAGCTCATTGCTACAAGCAAGCCTAGGTCTCTTCCCTATGATATGAGCTTGATTCACGCAAGTGTGGATATGAAAGCTCTGTGCGAGCGGATAAAAAGCGTGTGCGGGGCAAAAGATGCAAATGTGGATTCTAGCTCTAGCGGGCAAGATTCTACACAGGGCGTTAGGATTCTAGCGTACGGTATGGCTGGGAGCGGCAAGAGTGAGTTTGCCAAAGCCCTAGCCGAAGAGCTAGATAAGCCTATAATATTAAAAAAGGCAAGTGATCTGCTCTCTATGTGGGTAGGAGGGAGTGAGAAAAATATCGCAAAAGCTTTTAGGGAGGCGGAGCAAAGGGGGGCGATTTTAGTGCTTGATGAAGTGGATAGCTTTTTGCAAGATAGGAGTGGGGCGAGTCGTAGCTGGGAAGTTAGCCAAGTGAATGAAATGCTCACACAAATGGAGAGCTTTGCTGGCATATTTATCGCTACGACAAACTTTATGGATAATTTAGATAGAGCAAGTATCAGGCGATTTGATATGAAGATAGAGTTTAAGCCGCTAGATTTTGCCAGGCTGCAAAAAGCCTTTAGCCTGTATGCGCAGCATTTGGGGATTGGCGATTATGCTGCATTCCTAGAATCCACTTTTGGCAAAAGGGAGCTAGAAAAGCTAGAGAATATCTGCTTTGGGGATTTTGCTTTGATCGCTAGGGGGGCAGCCTTTGCGCCGCTAGAGTCTGCGGAGCAGTTGCTAGAAAAGCTGCAGGAAGAAGCGCGGATTAAGAGCTTGAGTGCGAGTAGCAGCAAGCGCGTGGGATTCTAG
- a CDS encoding chemotaxis protein: MAGNILDSQIEGYNEIALIDFRIFELRDDEVYEGIYGVNVAKVQSIIEQPDELFDIPASPDYVLGLFDLRGTIIPLVDLSKWLNIKADDTPRKHKIIVSEFNNVQIGFVVDEVKRIRRVNWKQVESAQFSSSSTIERGKITGTTRIEEDDRTMLILDLESIIDELNFYEKKADDIISIVEEQERFNGLALVLEDSSIARKRVVKNLVAMGFEVVEAIDGEEGKEKIESLYQQYGDKLSEHLKIIVSDVEMPKIDGFHFANEIKNDPRFSKIPLVFNSSICDPNSMEKGKKAGGDGYIVKFDPNIFYQEVKKLLTSV; the protein is encoded by the coding sequence ATGGCAGGCAATATTTTAGACTCTCAAATTGAAGGCTATAACGAGATAGCGTTGATTGACTTCCGTATTTTCGAGCTGCGAGATGATGAAGTATATGAGGGGATTTATGGGGTCAATGTCGCAAAAGTGCAGAGTATCATCGAGCAGCCAGATGAGCTTTTTGACATACCGGCAAGTCCAGATTATGTGCTAGGGCTTTTTGATTTGCGTGGGACGATAATCCCGCTTGTCGATCTCTCCAAATGGCTGAATATCAAAGCAGATGACACCCCCCGCAAACACAAAATCATCGTATCTGAGTTTAATAATGTCCAAATAGGATTTGTAGTCGATGAAGTTAAGCGCATACGGCGTGTGAATTGGAAGCAAGTAGAATCCGCGCAATTTAGCTCATCTAGCACAATCGAGCGAGGCAAGATTACCGGCACAACGCGCATTGAAGAAGATGATCGAACTATGCTAATTTTGGATTTAGAGAGCATTATTGATGAGCTAAATTTCTATGAGAAAAAGGCTGATGATATTATCAGTATTGTAGAAGAGCAGGAGCGGTTTAATGGACTAGCACTTGTGCTAGAAGATAGCTCCATAGCCCGCAAACGCGTGGTGAAAAATCTCGTAGCTATGGGCTTTGAGGTTGTAGAGGCAATCGATGGAGAAGAGGGCAAAGAAAAGATAGAGTCCCTTTATCAACAATATGGCGATAAACTATCCGAGCACCTTAAAATCATCGTATCTGATGTAGAAATGCCAAAAATCGATGGCTTCCACTTTGCCAACGAAATCAAAAACGACCCAAGATTTTCTAAGATCCCGCTTGTATTTAACTCCTCTATCTGCGATCCAAATAGTATGGAAAAAGGCAAAAAAGCAGGAGGTGATGGCTATATTGTGAAATTTGACCCCAACATTTTCTACCAAGAAGTCAAAAAACTTCTAACTTCTGTGTGA
- a CDS encoding PD-(D/E)XK nuclease family protein has translation MKDFAKGLKAANEKFQQEKKEGRCDFNIFEALKVEMKENYHSAFLAYLLDSNKGHYQTIFLEKFLERIANTQGLKTKLTHFKSKDCESITTESAIHQNRRIDILMKFNNGSHIIIENKINAYDQEAQIRDYVESLHKQGVGAEQILVIYLTKDNAEPSDDSLCKWEIQKHEIVDSSGTPKAYYLGISYEWIKEWLEKDCLKSIEKEGLKSINGKTKAENGLNKIILCLNQYIEILNSHILNTSKTPNKKETKEYILDCVMQNADFTNKALEILSKDKQDNKEQQECYEILKEHKNAIQDSILQDFYNAVKCYCRDKELLKIGNTIWYAENYENGILFYKKADKDKAESGREMVYLFFAIKGETSACFTADAYGAKELDGKDFINKAFEYGEYFKKEAKGAGLNSYKPYLKDYKTFQPKCENELELCKWIYSGTQDSNTKEKVLNKVVQKFIPFFKAFANKPLIKEYIDKYSKLFNDYAKTLEG, from the coding sequence ATGAAAGATTTTGCAAAAGGGCTTAAGGCGGCAAATGAGAAGTTTCAGCAAGAAAAGAAAGAGGGGCGATGTGATTTTAATATCTTTGAAGCTTTGAAAGTAGAGATGAAAGAAAATTACCATAGTGCCTTTTTGGCATATTTGCTTGATAGTAACAAAGGGCATTATCAAACTATCTTTTTAGAAAAGTTTTTAGAACGCATAGCAAACACGCAGGGGCTTAAAACAAAGCTAACGCATTTTAAAAGCAAAGATTGTGAAAGCATTACAACTGAATCTGCCATACACCAAAACAGACGCATTGACATATTAATGAAGTTTAATAATGGCTCTCATATCATCATAGAAAATAAGATTAATGCCTATGACCAAGAAGCACAGATTAGAGACTATGTAGAATCTCTACATAAACAGGGGGTGGGGGCAGAGCAGATTCTTGTTATCTATCTTACAAAAGATAATGCCGAGCCAAGCGATGATTCCTTGTGTAAATGGGAAATTCAAAAACACGAGATTGTTGATTCAAGTGGGACACCAAAGGCGTATTATCTAGGCATAAGCTATGAGTGGATAAAAGAATGGCTAGAAAAAGATTGTTTAAAAAGTATAGAAAAAGAGGGATTAAAATCCATTAATGGCAAAACAAAAGCTGAAAATGGGCTAAATAAGATTATTCTTTGTTTAAATCAATATATTGAGATTTTAAATTCACATATTCTTAATACATCAAAGACACCAAATAAAAAAGAAACAAAGGAATACATTCTTGATTGTGTTATGCAAAATGCAGATTTTACAAACAAAGCTTTAGAGATATTAAGTAAAGATAAACAAGACAATAAAGAGCAACAAGAATGCTATGAGATTCTAAAAGAGCATAAAAATGCAATACAAGATTCTATCTTGCAGGATTTTTATAATGCAGTGAAGTGCTATTGCCGCGACAAAGAATTGCTTAAAATAGGCAATACGATTTGGTATGCTGAAAACTATGAAAATGGCATTTTATTCTATAAAAAGGCAGATAAAGACAAAGCAGAGAGCGGTAGGGAAATGGTGTATTTATTTTTTGCTATCAAAGGTGAAACAAGTGCGTGTTTTACCGCCGATGCGTATGGTGCAAAGGAGCTAGATGGCAAGGATTTCATTAACAAAGCATTTGAATATGGCGAATATTTTAAGAAAGAAGCCAAAGGTGCGGGGTTAAACAGCTATAAGCCCTATTTAAAAGACTACAAAACCTTTCAGCCTAAATGTGAAAATGAGCTTGAGCTATGCAAATGGATATATAGCGGCACACAAGATTCAAACACAAAAGAAAAAGTTTTAAACAAGGTGGTTCAAAAATTTATCCCATTTTTTAAGGCATTTGCAAATAAACCTTTAATCAAAGAATATATTGATAAATATTCTAAACTTTTTAATGACTACGCCAAAACGCTAGAGGGCTAA
- a CDS encoding Sir2 family NAD-dependent protein deacetylase → MKDLKRVMIFSGAGLSAESGLRTFRDNDGLWEEFDIMEVCSARGFAKDRQKVLDFYDQRRIQLGQVAPNAAHKMIAKLKAAYPQEVVVITQNVDDLLERAGCEEVIHLHGFLPEVRCESCGEITNIGYVAMPSSVCGVCGAQSLRHNIVMFSEPAPNYALLDSELERLKAAEESLFVCIGTSGEVLNAAQFTLYAKQSILNNLESSHLDRYFDVRFIEPASCAAPKIKDLVEGFCAK, encoded by the coding sequence ATGAAAGACCTTAAACGAGTGATGATTTTTAGCGGGGCGGGGCTTAGTGCAGAGAGCGGGCTAAGGACATTCCGCGATAATGATGGCTTATGGGAGGAATTTGACATTATGGAAGTGTGCAGTGCTAGGGGCTTTGCAAAGGATAGGCAAAAGGTGCTAGATTTCTATGATCAAAGGCGGATACAATTAGGGCAAGTCGCCCCAAATGCCGCGCATAAGATGATAGCCAAGCTTAAAGCAGCATATCCGCAAGAAGTCGTAGTGATAACGCAAAATGTCGATGACTTGCTAGAAAGAGCTGGGTGTGAAGAGGTCATTCACTTGCACGGATTTTTGCCTGAGGTGCGCTGCGAGTCTTGCGGGGAGATCACAAATATCGGCTATGTGGCTATGCCAAGCTCTGTGTGTGGGGTGTGCGGGGCGCAGAGCTTGCGGCATAATATTGTGATGTTTAGTGAGCCTGCGCCAAACTATGCCCTGCTAGATAGCGAGCTAGAGCGGCTAAAAGCGGCGGAGGAGAGCTTGTTTGTCTGTATCGGCACAAGTGGCGAGGTGCTAAATGCGGCGCAATTTACTCTCTACGCCAAGCAAAGCATACTAAACAACCTAGAATCCAGCCACCTTGATCGCTACTTTGATGTGCGCTTCATCGAGCCAGCCAGCTGTGCTGCGCCAAAGATCAAAGATCTTGTAGAAGGCTTTTGCGCAAAGTGA